Genomic segment of Prunus dulcis unplaced genomic scaffold, ALMONDv2, whole genome shotgun sequence:
AGTTCCATCACTTTAACCCCTAGAAAGCTTccataaaaaaacaatatcatACATCAAAAACCTTAGACCACTTCCAATTACAGTTCCATAAAACAACATCTCAAACTCTCCATGGCCTTCCTTTCTTTGCTGGAGACTTTAATTTCCTTCTTTGGATAGTTTGTGATGTTGAGGCTTGCTGGGATGAAGAATTGTGTGCAGTAGGAGGTTGTGATGCCACTTGAGGTGCTGGAGAGGGTTGTGAAAACCTGACAACTGCTAGAGAAGGTTGTGAAATACTTGTTCCCGTTGGAGCATTAGAGTTTGACCTTGATTGCTGCATTTTCCTCCCTCCTCTTGCCACCTAGACAACAATTAAAGTCAAGCTATAATACAATAATTAGAACCATTTTAATCACAATACAACGATTTTGTAAAACCTTAAGTTTTGGTTTCCTTTGTCTAGGTTTAGGGACCACTTGGGCACTTGGAGGCTGCAAAGCATATGAAGAATTTTAGTAATTAATCAATAAGCAAATGAATAATATAATTCCTTGAAGTAAGAATATAATATACCTGTTGACTTGTTGATTTGCcacatgtttttttattatggcCAGCTTGGCCACATTTGCTGCAACTAAATTTGACATGAACCCACTTAGATAGTTTGTTTCCTTTGGTTGCAGCAAGTGGATCACCTTGCTCCCTagcccttttctttcttggcctCCCAGTTTGCTTCTTAAATAGAGGAGGCAACAATGGGTGAGGACCAGTGCTTAGCCACTGATCCATACTAGGCATTGGAGAAATAATAGGGTTATAGCACTTAAGATAAGCTTCCCTTTTGTAGCACTCATCTACATATGAGTAAGGGTCATGCTTCCTTCTAAGAATGCAACTGATCGCATGTGGACATGGGAGCCCACAAAGATCCCATCTCTTACATGAGCATGTTTTTATTGCAAGATCCACCGCAAATTGCCCCCCATGCATATTTGTGACTTGATACTTCATATCCCCAGACAAAGTAGGAATACAATAACCAGCCTCAAGCTTGTTCTTCTCcataatttgttcaatccttGGACCAACATGCCTTTTCCACTTCCAAGCTGCAACCCTCCTATTTGCCATCCTCACCATGAGATTTGTCCTTATACCCTCAAGCATTGACAGAATTGGCTTGTCCCTTGCCTTTAATATTGAAGAATTGAAAGCCTCACAAAGATTATTCAGCAAAATATCACACTTATACTGNGTTCTAAAGTGTGATCTACTCCAATGAACTGCAGACTTTGGGTGCAACCACTTCCAAGCAACTTCACTCTCTTGCTTCATCCTCTCCATATGGCATTGCCACCAAGGAATTGTTGTTGCCCTAGCTGCATCCCacataatttgttttaatgtcAGGCCACTATGTGAAGTCTTGAAATTGTTGTAAAAATGACGGACACAATGCCTATGTTCTGCATTGGGAAGTAAATCACCAAGGGCAAGTCCTAAACCCTTTTGTTTATCTGAAATGAAAGCATAACCATGTCCATTTTCAATGGCTAAGTCCGCAATCAGATTTCTTATAAACCACTCCCATGTCTCTTTATTCTCTATCTCTACAACAGCGTAAGCAAGCGGGAACATTCCATTGTTCCCATCGATCCCCACTGCTGCCAATAACTGACCAGGATGTGGTCCCTTAATGAAACACCCATCCATACCAATTACGGGCCTACAACCTTGCAAAAATCCAGTCTTGCATGCTTCCAAACAAATATACAGCCTATGAAACCTTCTTTGATCACCATCCATCTCAGTTTTAAGCAAAACTGTGCTTCCTGGATTTGCCCTCTTCAATTCCTCACAGTAATCGTGTAGCTTGTGGAATTGCTCAACAAAACTACCTTTGTTTAACTTCGTTGCCTTCAGCTTAGCTCTATATATTTGTTGCATACTCGGCTCCAAGCCAAAATCTCTCTGAATTGCAGCTGTAAATCCAGGAACTGACCAATCCGGATCAGCCCTTAACTGATTTGCATACCTTTGAGCAAAAAAAGTAGAATTCAGCCAATAATTTCTTTGATCCCTTGAACACTCATGCTCCAAATTCAAGGTTTTGATGACCATTGTTGGTGAGTCATCAATTCTCGAAGCAAATATCACAAAAGGGCAGCCCACCTCACATGCAGCTCTTACTCTTTGTTTGTCATCCTTTTTAAACCATATGTTCTTCCCTACCATGCAAGTATAGTGTTGCACGGCCTCTTTAAATACTGTTTTGTTGGCAAAGTGCATGCCAATATCAAAGGTTGGATTTTTTAGCATAGCTTCTCTCCTCCATTGTCTGAAGTTTGGAACATTTATTTTCCTCCTATTGCTGGTGACTTCACCATTCTCATCACACTCGTCATCACTATCTTGTTTGCTATGAAGATCTTCTGAATTCTGGACATCATCTGAAATCTCCCCTGCATAACCCATTTCTTCAGGCTCTTCTTCAATTGGATTGTCAATGCACTCCTCAAACATTGTATCATCAATCTCCACCTCTTCTGCATCTGTATCTTGCTCATAGTCACTATCTAAGAACTCTGTATCATCTTCTTCGTCACTCTCTTCATTTTCACTAGCATTCCCAGctctttccctttcttccTGCATATtaacttctccattttttgtaCCATTCCCACCTTGTCCCTCATTTTGCCCTTCATATTCCCCTTTCTGACCTTCAGCTTCTTTGTAGGTGCCACTTGCTGTTTCACTTAGTAAATCCCCATGCTGACCTTGCCATGACAACTCATAAAGTGCCACATCAAATGAAACAACATATAGATGGATAATTTTGCTGTTAGGCCTTTCTGCAACCATCTGCAACACATTTTCATCATTACCTATTAATTTGTAATCCTTATCACGAGGCAACTTGTAGTAAAAACATATGTTCTCCCCTGTATAACCTATTTCTTTTGCAATCCTAACTAGCTCAATCCACGATAATTTATCTCCATCTATATTGTCAAGAAACACAACCTCCCCTCCACAATATTCATCCCTTTTTTCGACAGCTACTTGCATCAGTGTACCTCCATAGTGAATCTCAAGAGTAAGCTTGTCAGGATCTGCCAGAACAAACACTTAATTAATCCTAAGAATTGAAGTccgttttttttcctttattacctatttcaaagcttttctataataaatacatacaCCAACCGCATGAAAACAAACCATATATgacaaaccacaaccacacACTGACAACAGCCAAAGTACCAAagcaacaaaacaataaacaaacCCCCATATTTGAATATGACATAAACTAGTCAAATATGGACCACACCCAAAGCATAAAGCCACAAGTTAAAGCATAAAAATCCTCATAAGAACCAAATAGTCAAATACGACTCAAACTAGTCAAATATGAACACTTTGCTTTTTCATTCttcaaaagattcttaccttTATACGTTGGAGCCTTTCCTCCTTTTCGATAGGTTTCATTTGCCTCATCCATCTTCTCTCAATCGCTTTTGCAGATGAACTTTACCGCCCAATTTCCCAGAAATAAGGGTAGAAATAGGTCTGATGATGTTGACGACGACCTCGAGGAAACATATTTGAAGCGTGAGAGGGAAAAGGGATCTGACGATTTTATCCCTCATAAATTTGGGGATTTAACGATTTTTTTGACGGAGGGACCATTTAAGAGCACTCATATTAACGTTAGGGACCATGagtgataaaaaaaaaccttaaggatgcaatctgatagtttcgcaaacgtcagggacgttttgtgataaaaagccttttttttattaacttGAAAGAAGTGTATGAGAAGATAGGATACCAAGAAATGGAGCCTTAACCATGAAGAGAGTGTACTTCTCACTGTTTGATGCTTGATATAACGAAGGGAATATATTGGAGAGAGAATTggaaacctttttttttagtcTCTTTAGCTTCCCGACAATTCACTATAAAGTTATCTGTAAATTAGCAAGATTTTTGGTATTAAgaattaatagaaaattatttatttaacaaagttttcaaaattcattaactttttggataccacaaaattaaaatttttttttttaaaaaaaattacaattgaaTACTACTAAACTTTTAATATGCTGATTTTCTCACTCATTTTTTGTCCACTAACACtccgttttatttttttaataccttTTACTATAACATATAAAGAAGTATAAGTAGACAAAAAGAGCATTGAAAACATACAATgtccaacaaagaaaatataagtgGACGAAAAATAAGTGAAAAAATCAGCTCACAACTTTTAAAGACTATTTAAAAGTGACAGTTGAATTCctcttcactttttttttttttgaatacctttcctattgaaatgggcgatagcatattaaactcacacacacaatacGGATGCTAAGACTCAAACCCAGAACCTTACatgagggagtaaatactctaAACTACTACACTAATGGATCCTTTGCAATTCCTCCTCACTTTTAAACTCATTAAAAATTGGTGAATTCCTCCTTACGTTAAAAGTTAGAATTAGATACACCCAGTTTAAACGCTTTTGTTTCCATAACTTCTTTTACAAGCTACTTACTATGTTTTAAGCGCAGCAATCCAAAAGCCACATCctgaactttttctttttcctttttgctaATACTTTCCTCTtcctcgctctctctctctctctctctccctccttgtttcttccattttttttctacCTCTGATTCTCTGCGCGTGGGTTTTTGCAGAAAGGAAAATCCTCTTATTTcttcactcactctctctctctctctctcctcaccTGAAGATGTTTATTAAGAAATTAGGATCCCCACTAGGATTTCGACATCAAGGAGGCTTTGACTCATCtactgatgatgatgatgggaATGGAGATGatacaaaaacaagaacaaccaGAGTCAAATGCCCGTTTTGCTCCAAATGCTTCAAAGTCAATAATACTACTGAATGCCCAGAACCAAATGCTCGAgacttcacctctcaaaatgAGGACAAGGTTAAAGAATATGACCCATCCAGGATTAGAGCTCCTTGTGACAGTTCAACTATTTTAATGAATAACTGTGAAGATTCTACAACAGAAAAGAAGGGTTTTGTGCCAAATGTTCAAACTGCAGTTTCTACTGCatcaaactctgtttttcaTCCTCCACAAAAGAAAGGGGCATTCAGGATGAGCGCAATTGAGGTATCTTCTATGGTTCCCTGATAATCTTAAGCCTCTTGGGTTATTGTATTCCTTATCCCGTGCATATTCACGGCTTCAAATTTATGTATTTCAACGTTATGGGTATGGTTTCTAGGAGGAGCtggatgatgatgacgatTCTGAGGTGGACACTTTCTCGACCGACAAGAGCAGCGTTGCTACTGCAACTGTTACACTGGAGAAGCCTCCAGCTTTCTCTGCTCTCTCTGATGAGTCTATGCTTGCTGAGAATGGCGCCAGCTCCACCGGCACTAGTGCATCGTCGTACAGCAAGATGGTATCTACCCAGCCATCCTTTACATTTGATAAAGTTGCGGCTTCGGGCAGTTTGGTTGCAAGTCAAGGGGGGAGCTTCTCACTGGGCACTGGTGGTGACAAGTCTAACCGAAGAATAGGGAAGTATAAACCCAAGCAGCCGCGGAATACTTCAATGAAGGATTCAGGTGCAGCTTCTCCTGTGTTTAACTATGTCTCTAAGAGTGTTGACGAAGTTGCACAGCCACAGTTTGCTTTCGCTTCGTCACCTGCAGTTGGTGAATCTGTTGACGTAAAATCTGGTGCCTTTTCAGTCCCCAAACCTGAAAGCTCAAGCAGGTCCGTATGATAATTTgcctattttctttttaatattctCCTATTGTTGAAAAGTATTGTTGAAGGCCCTTGTTTGCTGCATTTATCTTTTGCTTATTTTTTCTTGATAAAAAGAGATTGAAGTGTATAAACAAACCTAGGCTTCTTAAGGATTTTCCTTCAAAGGAATGGGCAAATTGATCGGAACTGTATGAATATCATTCAGTTGGTAGAGGATATGCATGTCCGAAGACCATGAAGGTAGTTTATGGCCTAATACCACGAAGGCAGGTTGCCTGTAAATGTCAGTTTCAAGTGCTCACTTAGTGTGGCAATGAAAAATTAAGCTATCGTCTGTTGGAACCTTCGTATAGTTCAGCGTGGGTTCTGGTGTGAGCAGTTTTTggatttatattttcaatctTCTTTCCTAGTGGTGAAGGCAGTTAGCGAAAATGATGCAATATTGATAGATAAAGCGTTTATTTATTAGCAAAGAATGAAAGACAATTGAAGACATTCGTACCGTGGTGAGTTAAAACAGAGGGAACAAAGTGCTTAGAATACCTTTAAAATTATGGTTTCCTTCTGCCTTAATGCTTGTGTACTTTTGTTCCCCACCAGAATTTCATTTGGTCAGGGTAGATCTAGTACTGGTAGCTATGTGgtgatttagggttttaaaAAGGGGGTTGAGGGGCTGCTCCTGTGATGGGTGGTGATTGATACAAGCTCTTAACTCTTTCTCTTTCGTTTCAAAATGTAATCAGTGGTATCATGTGGAAATCTCAATCATTTGTTCTGTAGTGGTGTTACTAATTTTTATGTTCACCCAAAAAGtactgttttatttatttatttatgaatgtTTTCATCTGCAGTGTATCTGCCGTTGTAGCTGCTGCAACAAATTCTGTACTCAAACCACTTGAATCAGATAAAGCTGATAATAAGAATAATGCTGGAGTCTCTTTTAGGATACCTGAAACTGCTGTGTTCTCTGTATCATCAGCACCATCAACCACAGGCATATTCTCCAATGGCACCCCTTCCAATAATTCAAGCCTAAATAATGGGTCAACCCCTCCATTTTCTCCCTCTGTTCCTTCAGCTTTTTTGACAAGTCCAAATTCATCGGGTAGCATGACCCTCACTGCCAACACAAACAGTGGTAACAACATCGCTAGCGCAACTGCGGTCACCACCGACAGTTGCAATGTTTCTAGCGCAGCTCCAGCACCTTCATTTTCACCTGTGCCTAATTTCAAAGTTGAATCCTCCACAGCTTCAACTGCAGTAACCACCAACAGTAGCAATGTTCCTAGATCAAATCCAGCACCTTCAATGCCAGCTGCgcctattttatttgaatcctgCACTGCTTCAATTGCAGTTACACCAGTCCCAGTAAATTCTTCCTTAGACTCTTTTGAAGGAAAGAACAAGGAAGACAAGGGCTTTGGTAATCTAAGCAGCACCTCTTTTGCTGCCACATCTGCTGCCATTCCAAGCACAGGGAGTGGTATGTTTGGATTGGTTAGTGGTGGTGCTGCTACGACTTCTGCTGCTAACCAGTCCCAGGGTACTCGTTTTGGTGCTGGCAGTGGATCTGTTCCTATTTCCCAGCGGACTGGAATTGCATCATCAGCTGCTTCACCATCATTCGAGTTGTCCGGAAGTACTGGACAGTTTGGCTCAACCTCTGCTCCTAATCTGTTTAGTTCAGGAGCAAGTACTGGACTTGGTTCTTCTGCTTCCTCATTGGAAGCCAACTCCAGTAGCAGTACTGCTCCTGGCATATTTGGTTCCAGTTGGGAATCCCCTAAGTCTCCTGCATTTGCTTCCACAACATCTTTGTCAGCTGGGGTTTCGTATGGAGCATCCTTGGCTACTTCTGCACCTACTCTATTTGGAGGGTCCTCGACTGCTGCTACTCCTAGTAACGCGCCTTTTGTCCTTGGAGGATCCTCAACTGCTGCTGCTACTACAAACAGGGCACCTATATCGTTTGGAGCTTCTGCAGTTTCTTCTACAAATGCCAATGGGGCATCTATGATGT
This window contains:
- the LOC117612910 gene encoding nuclear pore complex protein DDB_G0274915-like gives rise to the protein MKDSGAASPVFNYVSKSVDEVAQPQFAFASSPAVGESVDVKSGAFSVPKPESSSSVSAVVAAATNSVLKPLESDKADNKNNAGVSFRIPETAVFSVSSAPSTTGIFSNGTPSNNSSLNNGSTPPFSPSVPSAFLTSPNSSGSMTLTANTNSGNNIASATAVTTDSCNVSSAAPAPSFSPVPNFKVESSTASTAVTTNSSNVPRSNPAPSMPAAPILFESCTASIAVTPVPVNSSLDSFEGKNKEDKGFGNLSSTSFAATSAAIPSTGSGMFGLVSGGAATTSAANQSQGTRFGAGSGSVPISQRTGIASSAASPSFELSGSTGQFGSTSAPNLFSSGASTGLGSSASSLEANSSSSTAPGIFGSSWESPKSPAFASTTSLSAGVSYGASLATSAPTLFGGSSTAATPSNAPFVLGGSSTAAATTNRAPISFGASAVSSTNANGASMMFGSSNGASSTSMFPFTSSAASTAPSQPAFGTGGDKSNRRFVKVEHNRRRKK